A genomic window from Synechococcus sp. WH 8016 includes:
- a CDS encoding N-acetylmuramoyl-L-alanine amidase yields MAPLTFRFSALILSAAVQASSLLLSLPAQAASALAAWKLSSSGELLLRTAAGARLQAFFEAGDRTRGPRVWIDFPGELSRSRSLPGSGPVREIRLGKPSAGETRLVIEFQPGVDLDPSQLKLIGTASNRWKLSFQGLSTTGLSAIGEGDLNRASSGSWAGGLRIQPSKTPVNAAGLPTVTRGKYRVVIDPGHGGPDPGAVGIRGIRESEIVLDISLQVARLLEAKGVQVIMTRTAEVDVDLPPRVSIANRAGADAFVSIHANAISMARPDVNGIETFFYSDRRSARLAAHLQQQMLNVSPGSPNRGVKRGRFFVIRRTTMPAALVEMGFVTGNIDSPRLATSSHRQRLALALATGILDYLKGVR; encoded by the coding sequence ATGGCTCCGCTGACCTTCCGCTTCAGTGCGCTCATTCTTTCGGCGGCTGTCCAAGCGTCATCCCTGCTTCTCAGCCTGCCGGCCCAAGCCGCCAGTGCCCTGGCGGCCTGGAAACTCAGTTCTTCAGGGGAGCTCCTGCTGCGCACCGCAGCGGGTGCGCGACTTCAAGCCTTCTTCGAAGCCGGGGATCGCACCCGCGGTCCAAGGGTATGGATCGATTTTCCAGGTGAGCTCAGTCGATCGAGAAGCCTGCCCGGGTCCGGCCCCGTTCGCGAAATTCGGCTTGGAAAACCGAGCGCAGGTGAAACCCGATTGGTGATCGAGTTTCAGCCAGGGGTCGATCTCGATCCCAGTCAATTGAAATTGATCGGTACCGCTTCCAATCGCTGGAAGCTCAGCTTTCAAGGGCTTTCCACCACAGGGTTAAGTGCGATCGGGGAAGGAGATCTCAACCGTGCATCCTCTGGGTCCTGGGCGGGTGGCCTGCGCATCCAACCCAGCAAAACTCCTGTGAATGCGGCGGGCTTACCCACCGTGACCCGAGGCAAATATCGCGTCGTTATCGACCCAGGCCATGGTGGTCCCGATCCCGGCGCTGTGGGAATCCGAGGGATCAGGGAAAGTGAAATCGTTCTCGATATCTCCCTGCAAGTCGCTCGATTGCTGGAAGCCAAGGGGGTCCAGGTGATCATGACGCGAACAGCTGAAGTGGATGTCGATCTTCCGCCTCGGGTTTCAATTGCCAATCGGGCTGGTGCGGATGCTTTCGTCAGCATTCATGCCAATGCGATCAGCATGGCCAGGCCTGATGTAAACGGGATCGAGACGTTTTTTTACTCCGACCGTCGTTCCGCCCGCTTGGCCGCTCACCTTCAGCAGCAAATGCTAAATGTGTCCCCCGGCAGCCCGAATCGAGGTGTTAAGCGAGGTCGATTTTTTGTGATTAGGCGCACCACAATGCCAGCAGCTCTCGTGGAGATGGGATTCGTCACTGGCAACATTGATTCTCCGCGCCTGGCCACCTCGTCCCACCGTCAGAGGCTGGCTTTAGCCCTTGCCACCGGCATCCTCGATTATCTGAAAGGAGTGCGTTGA
- a CDS encoding UbiD family decarboxylase, whose product MALIGPGPGTRDLRDFLKLLEERGQLRRITAPVDPDLELAAIADRVLAAGGPALLFENVIGSSMPVAVNTLGTVERVVWSMGLERAEQLEELGSRLAILQQPRPPKDLKETKQFARVFWDLVKARPDRDLAPPCRQQIFLGDEVNLDQIPLIRPWPGDAGGVITLGLVITKDPETGVPNVGVYRLQRQSVNTMTVHWLSVRGGARHLRKAAAMGKKLEVAIAIGVHPLLVMAAATPIPVQLSEWLFAGIYAGEGVRLTPCKTIDLQVPSCSEVVLEGTITPGEVSPDGPFGDHMGFYGGVEDSPLVRFHCMTQRRSPIFLTTFSGRPPKEEAMLAIALNRIYTPILRQQIPEIRDFFLPMEALSYKLAVISIDKAYPGQAKRAAMAFWSALPQFTYTKFVVVVDKHINVRDPRQVVWAIAAQVDPQRDLFVLENTPFDTLDFASEQLGLGGRMAVDATTKIGPEKNHEWGEPLSRPAELEQQVSDRLEELGLADLDHAEPDPALFGYVLDKLISIQPRS is encoded by the coding sequence ATGGCTTTGATTGGACCCGGCCCTGGAACGAGAGATCTGCGGGACTTTCTCAAGCTGCTGGAGGAGCGTGGTCAGCTACGGCGGATTACGGCACCCGTGGATCCAGACCTTGAGCTGGCAGCCATTGCTGATCGGGTGCTTGCTGCCGGTGGTCCAGCCCTGCTGTTTGAAAATGTGATTGGCTCCAGCATGCCGGTGGCCGTCAACACGCTCGGCACTGTGGAGCGTGTGGTTTGGAGCATGGGCCTGGAGCGGGCTGAACAGCTTGAGGAGCTTGGATCCAGACTTGCCATCCTTCAGCAACCGAGGCCTCCAAAAGACCTCAAGGAGACCAAGCAATTTGCCAGGGTGTTTTGGGACCTGGTGAAGGCACGACCAGACCGCGATCTCGCCCCTCCCTGCCGGCAGCAGATCTTTTTGGGAGATGAGGTCAATCTCGATCAAATCCCCCTGATCAGACCGTGGCCGGGGGATGCCGGTGGTGTGATCACCTTGGGCCTTGTGATTACGAAAGATCCGGAAACCGGTGTCCCAAACGTGGGGGTGTATCGCCTGCAGCGTCAATCGGTGAACACCATGACGGTGCATTGGTTGAGCGTTCGTGGTGGGGCCCGTCACCTGCGGAAGGCAGCGGCGATGGGCAAAAAGCTGGAGGTGGCCATCGCCATTGGTGTTCACCCTCTGCTTGTGATGGCGGCAGCAACACCGATCCCTGTGCAACTCAGTGAATGGTTGTTCGCAGGCATTTATGCAGGGGAGGGAGTGCGGCTCACCCCCTGCAAAACAATTGATCTGCAGGTGCCAAGTTGCAGTGAGGTGGTGTTAGAGGGAACGATTACTCCAGGAGAGGTCAGCCCAGATGGCCCCTTTGGTGATCACATGGGTTTTTACGGGGGTGTGGAGGATTCACCTTTGGTGCGTTTCCACTGCATGACCCAGCGGCGGTCGCCGATTTTTCTCACCACATTCAGTGGCCGGCCACCGAAAGAAGAGGCGATGCTGGCCATTGCTTTAAACAGAATTTATACGCCAATTTTGCGTCAACAAATCCCTGAAATCAGAGATTTCTTCCTGCCAATGGAGGCGCTAAGTTATAAATTGGCAGTTATTTCTATTGATAAAGCCTATCCAGGTCAGGCCAAACGAGCTGCGATGGCTTTCTGGAGTGCTCTCCCGCAATTTACTTACACGAAGTTTGTTGTCGTGGTTGATAAGCACATCAATGTGCGGGATCCCCGTCAGGTTGTTTGGGCTATTGCTGCCCAAGTGGATCCTCAGAGAGACCTATTTGTCTTAGAAAATACTCCTTTTGATACGCTCGATTTTGCTAGCGAACAACTCGGACTTGGTGGAAGAATGGCCGTTGATGCCACCACCAAGATCGGACCTGAGAAGAATCATGAATGGGGTGAACCCTTAAGCCGACCAGCGGAGTTGGAGCAACAAGTATCGGACCGGCTCGAGGAGCTTGGCTTGGCAGATCTGGATCATGCTGAACCAGATCCTGCCTTGTTTGGTTATGTATTGGACAAGCTTATTTCCATCCAGCCTCGGTCATGA
- the murI gene encoding glutamate racemase has translation MTIRLGLFDSGIGGLTVLRRILERHGAVPVTYLGDTARVPYGSRSPSEIRSIAAEVVAWLRVQEVSTVVMACNTTNALARDVTEGQAGVPVVGLIGAAAALVKESRVGVLATPATVASGAYRESIEALHPGTLVVQQACPDFVPLIEAGDLGSDELREAAIRYLQPLLEASVDSVVLGCTHYPLLVPLLANLLPPHMRLIDPAVAVATQLDAFLGQPLPGSQNQPVSLAATHMCVTKDAAGFAERATAWLGQRPCVDLVNLQP, from the coding sequence TTGACCATTCGTCTCGGACTGTTTGACAGTGGCATTGGCGGGCTCACCGTTTTGCGCAGAATCCTGGAGCGTCACGGTGCCGTGCCGGTGACCTACTTAGGCGACACCGCCCGTGTTCCCTACGGAAGTCGGTCTCCTTCAGAAATCCGTTCGATTGCCGCTGAAGTGGTGGCCTGGTTGCGAGTCCAAGAGGTCTCCACCGTTGTGATGGCCTGCAACACCACCAATGCTCTCGCCAGAGATGTCACCGAGGGGCAAGCCGGCGTTCCCGTTGTAGGGCTGATTGGCGCTGCCGCTGCCCTCGTGAAAGAGTCGAGAGTGGGCGTTCTCGCGACCCCAGCAACGGTGGCCTCAGGCGCCTATCGGGAGAGCATCGAGGCGCTCCATCCAGGAACCTTGGTGGTTCAACAGGCCTGTCCAGATTTTGTTCCGCTGATCGAGGCCGGAGATCTCGGTTCCGATGAACTGCGCGAAGCGGCGATTCGATACCTCCAGCCCTTGCTTGAAGCCTCGGTTGATTCGGTGGTGCTTGGTTGCACCCATTACCCCCTGCTAGTGCCGCTGCTCGCGAACTTATTGCCCCCTCACATGCGTCTGATCGACCCAGCTGTCGCCGTCGCCACCCAACTCGATGCCTTTCTTGGCCAACCCTTGCCTGGAAGTCAAAATCAGCCGGTATCACTGGCCGCAACGCATATGTGCGTCACAAAAGACGCCGCAGGGTTTGCCGAGAGAGCCACGGCTTGGCTGGGGCAAAGGCCTTGCGTTGATCTGGTGAATCTGCAGCCATAG
- a CDS encoding 2-phosphosulfolactate phosphatase family protein: MKVSYFHVAGEVPDTINGPEGPDAAVVIDVLRATTTIAWALHNGAEAIQTFADLDELRSEANAWPEQKRLLVGERGGAKLDGFDLGNSPVSVVPETVQGKRLFMSTTNGTRSLHRVREVACVLTVALPNREAVAKQLIQDQPEQVWMVGSGWEGTYSLEDSLAAGALAESLLAAGASVANDEMQAALALWAQWKDNPEACLRIASHGQRLIRLGDHDADFQRCAGLDQLSVVPTQAEPGVLRAVSG; encoded by the coding sequence ATGAAGGTGTCCTATTTCCACGTTGCTGGTGAAGTGCCAGACACCATCAACGGTCCAGAGGGTCCTGACGCCGCTGTTGTGATCGATGTCCTGCGCGCCACCACCACCATTGCCTGGGCGTTGCACAACGGAGCAGAGGCGATTCAAACCTTTGCTGATCTCGATGAACTGCGCTCAGAAGCCAACGCCTGGCCCGAGCAAAAGCGCCTGTTGGTAGGCGAACGGGGAGGGGCAAAGCTCGATGGATTTGATCTCGGCAATTCCCCCGTTTCCGTGGTCCCCGAGACCGTGCAGGGCAAGCGCCTGTTCATGAGCACCACCAATGGCACCCGCTCCTTGCACCGGGTCCGAGAGGTGGCCTGTGTGCTCACGGTGGCCTTGCCGAACCGGGAAGCGGTGGCAAAACAATTGATCCAGGATCAGCCCGAGCAGGTCTGGATGGTGGGAAGCGGCTGGGAAGGCACCTACTCCTTAGAGGATTCCTTAGCAGCTGGTGCCCTCGCCGAATCGCTCCTGGCTGCAGGGGCCAGCGTGGCTAACGACGAAATGCAAGCAGCACTCGCTCTGTGGGCTCAATGGAAAGACAATCCCGAGGCCTGTTTACGGATCGCATCCCATGGACAGCGCTTGATTCGCCTGGGGGATCACGACGCTGATTTCCAACGCTGTGCTGGTCTTGATCAGCTCTCGGTGGTGCCAACACAGGCTGAGCCAGGCGTGCTTCGTGCCGTTTCTGGGTAG
- a CDS encoding carbon-nitrogen hydrolase family protein: MSDFLAAALQLTSTTDPESNFAAAEEQIDLAARRGAELIALPENFAFMGDDAQRLELAPALADQAARFLVTMARRYQVVILGGGFPVPVGDGQRHFQRSQLVGRDGQVLASYDKIHLFDVDLPDGSSYRESASFSPGTSPPPVVDVPGLCRVGLSICYDVRFTELYRHLVGAGAELLMIPAAFTAFTGKDHWQVLLQSRAIENTAYVLAPAQTGVHYKRRQSHGHSLVVDPWGTVLSDAGVAPGAAIAPIDPSHLQRIRGQMPSLQHRQPSLF; encoded by the coding sequence GTGAGTGACTTTTTGGCTGCGGCCCTGCAACTCACCAGCACAACTGACCCTGAAAGCAATTTTGCGGCCGCTGAAGAGCAGATCGATTTGGCGGCGCGTCGTGGCGCAGAGCTGATCGCTTTGCCCGAAAACTTTGCCTTCATGGGTGACGACGCGCAGCGACTCGAGCTGGCACCGGCATTGGCTGACCAGGCGGCGCGCTTTCTGGTCACCATGGCCCGTCGCTATCAGGTCGTGATCCTGGGTGGTGGATTCCCCGTTCCTGTCGGTGATGGCCAACGCCACTTTCAAAGGTCACAGCTGGTAGGCCGTGACGGTCAAGTGCTGGCTAGTTACGACAAGATCCACCTCTTTGATGTGGACCTCCCAGACGGGAGCTCCTATCGGGAATCAGCGAGCTTCAGCCCGGGGACATCCCCCCCACCCGTCGTGGATGTGCCTGGACTATGTCGGGTGGGGCTGTCCATTTGCTACGACGTGCGCTTCACTGAGCTCTATCGCCACCTCGTTGGAGCCGGAGCTGAGTTGTTAATGATTCCCGCTGCCTTCACAGCCTTCACAGGGAAGGACCATTGGCAAGTTTTGCTCCAATCACGGGCGATCGAAAACACGGCCTACGTGCTGGCTCCAGCCCAGACAGGCGTGCACTACAAGCGACGACAGAGCCACGGGCATTCCCTGGTGGTTGATCCTTGGGGCACGGTGTTGTCCGATGCCGGGGTGGCTCCAGGGGCCGCCATCGCTCCCATTGACCCCAGCCATCTCCAGCGCATTCGCGGGCAGATGCCGAGCCTGCAGCACCGCCAACCCTCGCTGTTCTGA
- the sds gene encoding solanesyl diphosphate synthase — protein sequence MATVTELLQPVEADLEILLSDLRSLIGAGHPILQAAAEHLFSAGGKRLRPGIVLLISRALSADGELSSRHRRLAEITEMIHTASLVHDDVVDEASTRRGVETVHSRFNYRVAVLAGDFLFAQASWHLANLDNLDVVKLLSRVIMDLADGEVKQGLFRFDTGQSFETYFEKSYCKTASLIANSAKAAGVLSDLSEPQLESLYHYGRQLGLAFQVVDDILDFTGSDQQLGKPAASDLSSGYLTAPALYALEERPALSGLIEREFSGEGDLETALALVRESEAIPRTRELAKTFAREAREALDWMPESPSRAALLELPDFVLSRLY from the coding sequence ATGGCCACCGTCACCGAGTTGCTGCAGCCGGTCGAGGCGGATCTTGAGATCCTGCTAAGCGACCTCCGCAGCTTGATAGGAGCCGGTCATCCGATTCTCCAGGCAGCTGCTGAACATCTTTTCAGCGCTGGAGGGAAGCGCCTCAGACCTGGAATCGTGTTGCTGATTTCGAGGGCACTGTCCGCAGACGGAGAGTTGAGCTCACGCCATCGACGTCTGGCAGAGATCACGGAGATGATCCACACCGCCTCGCTCGTTCACGACGATGTTGTGGATGAAGCCTCAACACGGCGGGGCGTTGAGACCGTCCACAGCCGATTTAATTACAGAGTGGCCGTTCTCGCCGGTGACTTCCTGTTTGCCCAGGCGAGTTGGCACCTGGCCAATCTCGACAATCTCGATGTCGTGAAGTTGCTCAGTCGCGTGATTATGGATCTCGCCGATGGAGAGGTGAAACAGGGCTTGTTTCGCTTCGATACCGGCCAGTCATTCGAAACCTATTTCGAGAAGAGCTACTGCAAAACCGCTTCACTCATTGCCAATAGCGCCAAAGCGGCTGGTGTTTTAAGCGACTTGTCGGAGCCTCAGCTCGAGTCTCTGTACCACTACGGCCGGCAGCTGGGTCTGGCCTTCCAGGTTGTGGATGACATCCTTGATTTCACCGGCAGTGATCAACAGCTCGGCAAACCAGCAGCCAGTGATTTATCCAGCGGTTATCTCACAGCTCCCGCTCTTTACGCCCTTGAGGAACGTCCTGCTTTATCGGGTTTGATTGAACGCGAATTCAGCGGAGAGGGTGATCTTGAAACCGCTTTGGCGTTGGTTCGTGAGTCGGAAGCCATTCCTCGCACCCGTGAACTCGCCAAAACGTTTGCACGCGAAGCACGCGAAGCCCTGGATTGGATGCCCGAATCCCCATCACGGGCGGCCTTGCTGGAGTTACCAGATTTCGTTCTTAGCCGTCTGT